One segment of Brassica napus cultivar Da-Ae chromosome C3, Da-Ae, whole genome shotgun sequence DNA contains the following:
- the BNAC03G41510D gene encoding uncharacterized protein BNAC03G41510D, translating into MADIDIGTAAGGVRGGRREPLINRENKFTRCVSHAQDELQSFRKYLRWMCVDQSSPWTAVMSWSMFVVFTLVVPATSHFVIACADCDSHHSRPYDSVVQLSLSSFASLSFLCLSRFVSKYGLRRFLFFDKLWHESETVRQGYTNQLNRSLKILSYFVTPCVLATSAYKIWWYASGASRIPFLGNVLLSDTVACLMEICSWLYRTTVIFLVCVLFRLICHLQILRLQDFAQVFQMDSDVGTILSEHLRIRRHLRIISHRFRTFILLSLILVTGSQFYSLLITTKAHAELNIYKTGELALCSVTLVTALLILLRSASKITHKAQAVTCLAAKWHVCATIESFETVEGGSPRLVDRESGHGFSSKDVDTGDTDDSEDYGDEEDDFDNNNLIPAYAYSTISFQKRQALVNYFENNKAGITVFGFTLDRSTLHTIFGIEMSLVLWLLGKTIGIS; encoded by the exons ATGGCGGACATCGACATCGGAACCGCAGCCGGAGGAGTCAGAGGAGGAAGACGAGAGCCGCTCATTAACCGTGAAAACAAGTTCACGCGCTGCGTCTCTCACGCGCAGGACGAGCTCCAGAGTTTCCGGAAATACCTGAGATGGATGTGCGTGGATCAGTCGAGCCCTTGGACGGCGGTTATGTCTTGGTCCATGTTCGTCGTCTTCACGCTCGTGGTCCCGGCCACGTCTCACTTCGTGATCGCTTGCGCTGACTGCGACAGCCATCACTCGAGGCCGTATGATTCCGTGGTTCAGCTTTCTCTCAGCAGCTTTGCTTCCCTATCTTTCCTCTGTCTCTCGAGATTCGTCAGCAAGTATGGTCTCCGACGGTTCCTCTTCTTCGATAAGCTTTGGCACGAGAGTGAGACTGTTCGCCAAGGCTACACCAATCAGCTCAAC AGATCGCTTAAGATTCTCTCCTACTTCGTCACGCCTTGTGTCTTAGCGACGAGCGCATACAAGATATGGTGGTACGCTTCAGGCGCTTCCCGGATTCCATTCCTCGGTAACGTTCTCCTGAGTGATACAGTCGCTTGTCTGATGGAGATCTGCTCGTGGCTCTACCGTACTACCGTGATCTTCCTAGTTTGTGTCCTCTTCCGTCTCATCTGCCATCTTCAAATCCTCAGGCTCCAAGACTTTGCTCAGGTTTTCCAAATGGATTCAGATGTTGGTACCATCTTGTCTGAACATCTCCGCATCAGACGTCACCTGAGAATCATCAGCCACCGATTCAGGACCTTCATATTGTTGTCATTGATTCTTGTCACTGGAAGTCAGTTTTACTCTCTGCTTATTACCACTAAGGCCCATGCTGAATTGAATATCTACAAAACTGGAGAACTCGCA CTATGTTCAGTGACGCTGGTCACTGCGCTGCTCATTCTACTACGAAGTGCCTCAAAGATCACACACAAGGCTCAGGCTGTGACTTGCCTTGCCGCCAAGTGGCATGTTTGCGCGACAATAGAATCCTTTGAGACAGTGGAAGGAGGGAGTCCAAGGTTAGTTGATAGAGAAAGTGGACACGGGTTCTCTTCAAAAGATGTCGATACTGGAGATACGGACGACAGTGAGGATTATggagacgaagaagatgattttGATAACAATAATCTCATCCCTGCTTATGCTTATAGCACTATATCATTCCAAAAACGACAAGCTCTag TGAACTACTTCGAGAACAATAAAGCAGGAATCACGGTGTTTGGGTTTACACTTGATAGAAGTACTCTTCATACAATATTCGGTATTGAAATGTCGCTTGTTCTTTGGCTTTTGGGTAAGACCATTGGCATCTCTTGA